Proteins from one Elgaria multicarinata webbii isolate HBS135686 ecotype San Diego chromosome 3, rElgMul1.1.pri, whole genome shotgun sequence genomic window:
- the LOC134394306 gene encoding pleckstrin homology domain-containing family A member 3-like isoform X4 produces MAVCEIKVHATDPTRMELVIPGEQYFYLKAGGAAERQKWLVALGSSKACLGDSRTQKEKDLDLSNESLGRKLSELRLYCDVLTQQVLAVQDATHPQDNGSPLDIQKMNEASSLLQATCSQFISTLEECMKFANTRLAPELYHPSTVPQPSDFVGTKLPHSHRVKRSMSHTGIVSSDRALEPARIPPALPRGTVTVLRNLEEMVMLRSQQWGQQGAQSESPTGTITEEAIDTELSAQDPPVDSAGSDRRL; encoded by the exons ATGGCTGTGTGCGAGATCAAAG TGCACGCCACGGACCCCACTCGTATGGAGCTGGTCATCCCAGGTGAGCAGTACTTCTACCTGAAGGCAGGAGGTGCTGCTGAGAGACAGAAATGGCTGGTGGCTTTGGGCAGCTCCAAGGCCTGCCTTGGGGACAGCAGGACCCAGAAAGAGAAAG ATCTGGACCTGAGCAACGAGTCCCTGGGGAGGAAGCTGTCCGAACTGCGGCTGTACTGCGATGTGCTGACACAGCAGGTTCTGGCCGTGCAGGACGCCACGCACCCTCAAGACAATGGCTCCCCGCTCGACATCCAG AAGATGAACGAAGCTTCGTCCTTGTTGCAGGCCACCTGCAGCCAGTTCATCTCCACGCTGGAAGAGTGCATGAAATTTGCAAACACCCGCTTGGCACCTGAGCTTTACCATCCTTCGACAGTTCCCCAGCCTTCTGATTTCGTGGGCACCAAACTCCCACATTCCCACCGG GTAAAACGTTCTATGAGCCACACGGGCATCGTTTCCTCAGACAG AGCTCTGGAGCCAGCTCGGATCCCCCCGGCACTTCCCAGAGGAACGGTGACTGTCCTGCGCAACCTGGAGGAGATGGTGATGCTCCGCTCACAGCAGTGGGGGCAGCAGGGTGCCCAGTCTGAAAGCCCCACAGGCACCATAACCGAAGAAGCCATTG
- the LOC134394306 gene encoding pleckstrin homology domain-containing family A member 3-like isoform X1, whose amino-acid sequence MRWSTKLMYDGRSFSGWQPRYFVLENGILSYYDSQDDVGKGSKGSIKMAVCEIKVHATDPTRMELVIPGEQYFYLKAGGAAERQKWLVALGSSKACLGDSRTQKEKDLDLSNESLGRKLSELRLYCDVLTQQVLAVQDATHPQDNGSPLDIQKMNEASSLLQATCSQFISTLEECMKFANTRLAPELYHPSTVPQPSDFVGTKLPHSHRVKRSMSHTGIVSSDRALEPARIPPALPRGTVTVLRNLEEMVMLRSQQWGQQGAQSESPTGTITEEAIDTELSAQDPPVDSAGSDRRL is encoded by the exons ATGAGGTGGAGTACAAAGCTCATGTATGATGGAAGAAGCTTCTCAG GTTGGCAGCCACGATACTTTGTGCTAGAAAATGGCATCCTCTCCTATTATGACTCTCAGGATGATGTGGGCAAGGGAAGCAAAGGCAGCATCAAGATGGCTGTGTGCGAGATCAAAG TGCACGCCACGGACCCCACTCGTATGGAGCTGGTCATCCCAGGTGAGCAGTACTTCTACCTGAAGGCAGGAGGTGCTGCTGAGAGACAGAAATGGCTGGTGGCTTTGGGCAGCTCCAAGGCCTGCCTTGGGGACAGCAGGACCCAGAAAGAGAAAG ATCTGGACCTGAGCAACGAGTCCCTGGGGAGGAAGCTGTCCGAACTGCGGCTGTACTGCGATGTGCTGACACAGCAGGTTCTGGCCGTGCAGGACGCCACGCACCCTCAAGACAATGGCTCCCCGCTCGACATCCAG AAGATGAACGAAGCTTCGTCCTTGTTGCAGGCCACCTGCAGCCAGTTCATCTCCACGCTGGAAGAGTGCATGAAATTTGCAAACACCCGCTTGGCACCTGAGCTTTACCATCCTTCGACAGTTCCCCAGCCTTCTGATTTCGTGGGCACCAAACTCCCACATTCCCACCGG GTAAAACGTTCTATGAGCCACACGGGCATCGTTTCCTCAGACAG AGCTCTGGAGCCAGCTCGGATCCCCCCGGCACTTCCCAGAGGAACGGTGACTGTCCTGCGCAACCTGGAGGAGATGGTGATGCTCCGCTCACAGCAGTGGGGGCAGCAGGGTGCCCAGTCTGAAAGCCCCACAGGCACCATAACCGAAGAAGCCATTG
- the LOC134394306 gene encoding pleckstrin homology domain-containing family A member 3-like isoform X2 → MEGALLKWTNYLSGWQPRYFVLENGILSYYDSQDDVGKGSKGSIKMAVCEIKVHATDPTRMELVIPGEQYFYLKAGGAAERQKWLVALGSSKACLGDSRTQKEKDLDLSNESLGRKLSELRLYCDVLTQQVLAVQDATHPQDNGSPLDIQKMNEASSLLQATCSQFISTLEECMKFANTRLAPELYHPSTVPQPSDFVGTKLPHSHRVKRSMSHTGIVSSDRALEPARIPPALPRGTVTVLRNLEEMVMLRSQQWGQQGAQSESPTGTITEEAIDTELSAQDPPVDSAGSDRRL, encoded by the exons ATGGAGGGGGCGCTGCTGAAATGGACCAACTATCTTTCGG GTTGGCAGCCACGATACTTTGTGCTAGAAAATGGCATCCTCTCCTATTATGACTCTCAGGATGATGTGGGCAAGGGAAGCAAAGGCAGCATCAAGATGGCTGTGTGCGAGATCAAAG TGCACGCCACGGACCCCACTCGTATGGAGCTGGTCATCCCAGGTGAGCAGTACTTCTACCTGAAGGCAGGAGGTGCTGCTGAGAGACAGAAATGGCTGGTGGCTTTGGGCAGCTCCAAGGCCTGCCTTGGGGACAGCAGGACCCAGAAAGAGAAAG ATCTGGACCTGAGCAACGAGTCCCTGGGGAGGAAGCTGTCCGAACTGCGGCTGTACTGCGATGTGCTGACACAGCAGGTTCTGGCCGTGCAGGACGCCACGCACCCTCAAGACAATGGCTCCCCGCTCGACATCCAG AAGATGAACGAAGCTTCGTCCTTGTTGCAGGCCACCTGCAGCCAGTTCATCTCCACGCTGGAAGAGTGCATGAAATTTGCAAACACCCGCTTGGCACCTGAGCTTTACCATCCTTCGACAGTTCCCCAGCCTTCTGATTTCGTGGGCACCAAACTCCCACATTCCCACCGG GTAAAACGTTCTATGAGCCACACGGGCATCGTTTCCTCAGACAG AGCTCTGGAGCCAGCTCGGATCCCCCCGGCACTTCCCAGAGGAACGGTGACTGTCCTGCGCAACCTGGAGGAGATGGTGATGCTCCGCTCACAGCAGTGGGGGCAGCAGGGTGCCCAGTCTGAAAGCCCCACAGGCACCATAACCGAAGAAGCCATTG
- the LOC134394306 gene encoding pleckstrin homology domain-containing family A member 3-like isoform X3, producing the protein MEGALLKWTNYLSGWQPRYFVLENGILSYYDSQDDVGKGSKGSIKMAVCEIKVHATDPTRMELVIPGEQYFYLKAGGAAERQKWLVALGSSKACLGDSRTQKEKDLDLSNESLGRKLSELRLYCDVLTQQVLAVQDATHPQDNGSPLDIQMNEASSLLQATCSQFISTLEECMKFANTRLAPELYHPSTVPQPSDFVGTKLPHSHRVKRSMSHTGIVSSDRALEPARIPPALPRGTVTVLRNLEEMVMLRSQQWGQQGAQSESPTGTITEEAIDTELSAQDPPVDSAGSDRRL; encoded by the exons ATGGAGGGGGCGCTGCTGAAATGGACCAACTATCTTTCGG GTTGGCAGCCACGATACTTTGTGCTAGAAAATGGCATCCTCTCCTATTATGACTCTCAGGATGATGTGGGCAAGGGAAGCAAAGGCAGCATCAAGATGGCTGTGTGCGAGATCAAAG TGCACGCCACGGACCCCACTCGTATGGAGCTGGTCATCCCAGGTGAGCAGTACTTCTACCTGAAGGCAGGAGGTGCTGCTGAGAGACAGAAATGGCTGGTGGCTTTGGGCAGCTCCAAGGCCTGCCTTGGGGACAGCAGGACCCAGAAAGAGAAAG ATCTGGACCTGAGCAACGAGTCCCTGGGGAGGAAGCTGTCCGAACTGCGGCTGTACTGCGATGTGCTGACACAGCAGGTTCTGGCCGTGCAGGACGCCACGCACCCTCAAGACAATGGCTCCCCGCTCGACATCCAG ATGAACGAAGCTTCGTCCTTGTTGCAGGCCACCTGCAGCCAGTTCATCTCCACGCTGGAAGAGTGCATGAAATTTGCAAACACCCGCTTGGCACCTGAGCTTTACCATCCTTCGACAGTTCCCCAGCCTTCTGATTTCGTGGGCACCAAACTCCCACATTCCCACCGG GTAAAACGTTCTATGAGCCACACGGGCATCGTTTCCTCAGACAG AGCTCTGGAGCCAGCTCGGATCCCCCCGGCACTTCCCAGAGGAACGGTGACTGTCCTGCGCAACCTGGAGGAGATGGTGATGCTCCGCTCACAGCAGTGGGGGCAGCAGGGTGCCCAGTCTGAAAGCCCCACAGGCACCATAACCGAAGAAGCCATTG